ACATTTGAGATATTAAAAGCACTTAATTCGGAAGAGTTAAAAATTACTGAACCAAAGGCAGCTCAACATGGATAAATATCGGCTACGAATTTATTTGGTTCGACATGGGCACGTTTCATATTTTGATGCAGATAAGAACCCGATTAATCCTAAGTTTGCGCAGTTATCCGAACGAGGAATAGAGCAAATACAACAGCTTGCTCATCAACTACAAGATGTTAGTTTTGAAAAAATTTACTCATCTACCATGCCTCGTTCCATACAGACCGCAGAGATTTTGAATAGCTATCAAAACGAGCCTAAAGACATTCAGTCATTTGATGACATTCGGGAAATTAAAGCGGGGCGTTTAAGAGAAATTTCGTTGGATCGCGCTGAGCTTGAAATCAAAAAGGCCTATCAGTTCCATAAAAATAACCTTGAATTATTTGTACAAGGCGAAAGTTGGTCGCTCTTTATTACTCGTGTACTGACATGGTTTGAAAACATGATTTTAACAGCAGAAAAAGACCAAAATATCCTGATTTCTTCACACGATATTGTAAATCGAATACTCATTAATTGGGTATATGGACATGACTTCAAAGATGTTTATTCGCAGGAACAAGATTATGGCTGCTTAAATATTCTTGATCTAACGATTGAAAATCAAAAGGTAATAAGCAAACGAATCAAGCTTCAAAATTTCACGCCGTACAATCTGATTAAAAATGAGCTATTTAATAGCGCTATGGATGATGTGTATGAAACTTATATCGCGACGCAAGGTTTTAAATTAAAGGAGCTCAGCTCATGATCACATTATCTAGTGAATTATTAGAACTACAGCAGAAAGTTAGAGAATTTATTCAACAAGAGGTGATTCCATTAGAAAGTGATCCTCGTCAAGATAGCCATGGCCCTAGTGAAGCTTTACGCCAAGAATTGGTGAGTCGCGCGCGTCGTCGGGGACTGCTCACTCCCCATGCAACTCAAGAAATGGGAGGGCTTGGATGGTCGCATCTGCAAAAGGCTGTAGCTTTCGAAGAAGCAGGATATTCTGCTTTAGGTCCAATCGCTTTAAATATTCATGCGCCAGATGAAGGAAATATTCATCTATTAGATGCTGTCGCAAACGATGCACAAAAAGAAAGATGGTTAAGAAAACTGGTAGCTGGAGAAATTAGATCTTGCTTTGCCATGACGGAACCGGCGCCGGGAGCTGGCTCGGATCCATCCATGCTTCAAACAACAGCAATTGAAGATGGCGATGATTATATTATTAATGGTCGTAAATGGTTAATTACAGGAGCTGATGGAGCGAGCGTTGCAATTATTATGGCAAAAATGGAAGATGGCTCCGCTTCAATGTTTTTAACCGACACTAATGTTGAAGGTTTTATATTAGAAAAAAATATGAATGCTATGGACTCATGCTTTTCAGGGGGACACGGCATTTTACGCTTTGAGAACTTACGTATACCTAAAGAAAATGTTTTGGGTGAAATTGGTAAAGGCTTTAAATATGCTCAAGTTCGCCTTGCACCAGCACGTTTAACACATTGCATGAGATGGCTGGGACAAGCTAGGAGAGCACATGATATTGCTACTCAATATGCGCGAGAACGGCAATCTTTTGGTAAGAGATTAGGCGACCATCAAGGTGTGGGTTTTATGCTTGCCGACAATGAAATGGATATCTTAACGACTCGATTAGCCGTTCATTATTGTGCGCAGGTTTTAGATTTGGGTGAGAAAGGAAATTATGAGTCAAGCTTGGTTAAAGTGATTAGCTCTGAAGGTATCTGGCGTGTGGTGGATCGGTCAGTTCAGATTTTAGGTGGTCAGGCCATGACGGATGAATCAATAGTCTGCAAGATTTTTAAAGATGCACGTGGTTTTAGAATTTATGATGGTGCAAATGAAGTTCACCGCATGAGCATTGCTAAAAAACTATTAGGGAAGCAGGCATAATAAAACAGGGATAAGAGAATGAATATTTTTGATGTAAAAGATAAATATATTTTAATTACGGGTGCTTCAAGTGGTCTAGGGCATCACATAGCTGAATTATTTGCAAAAGAAGGTGCCAATATCGTTATTTGTGCTAGACGGTTAGAGCGATTGAAAGAATTAGAATCGCATATAAAAAATGAATTTGGCGTACAAGTTTATACCTTTGCATTAGACGTAAATGATCGTTCCGCTGTGAAAGATATGCTTAGTTCTTTAGAAACTGAAGGAGTCACAGTAGATGTGTTAATTAATAATGCTGGGGTGAGTGATACAAAGCGTTTCTTAGACTATAACGATGAAGATTGGGATAAGATTGTAGATACTAACCTTAAAGCCCCTTGGCAATGTGCACAAGAAGTTGTGCAGCATATGATTAAGGCTGATCGTAAAGGATCGATCATCAACATTACGTCAATTCTGTCTCAGTCTACCAACCTTGGTGTTAGCCCATACTGTGCATCGAAGGCTGGATTACGCCATTTAACAGAAGTTATGGCAGTAGAACTGGCTAGATTTGGTATAAATGTAAATGCTATCGCGCCAGGCTATATGATTACTGAAATTAATGAAGAATATTTAACTGGCGAATCTGGACAACAGCTTTTAAAGAAAATTCCAACAAGGAAGTTTGTAGAATTTGATGACTTAAATGGACCTTTACTGTTACTTGCTTCGCAAGCAGGTCAGGGCATAACAGGTATCGAAATTAAAGTCGATGGCGGTCATAGCGCTGCGCCTATATAAAACGTTTTTTAATGGAGTAAAAAATGCTTAATCGAAAACCAATTAATATTTTGGTCACCTATATTAAAAAACCTAATATTAATGGTTTTCGATCTTTGGTTGAGCAGGCGATTAGTGAAGTAGAGTCGAACGAAATCGATTTGGTGGAATGCCATATTTCCGATGTCCAAGATGTTGCTCAAAGCTTAGTGGAAAATGGCTGTCAGGTTCTTCTATGTACTGGAGCAACCGCAAGTTTTCTACAAAAGAAATTAAACATTGATATACAGGTTATTCGAACTGGTACTTTTGATGTCATTCAGGCCATATCAAACTTAAAACAATATAAGCGCATTGCTTTGGTGGGTAATACATCTACAGTTGACCTTGAGAACTACTCAGATATTTTTGCTTTAGATATACAACAGTTTAACTATGACTCATATTTAGATGCTAAAAAAACAATTCATTTAATTAAAAATCAAGGTCTTGATGCGATTATTGGTTCACCTGTTGCAGTAGAGTTAGCTCTGAATGAAAACCTAGTCGGGCATTTGGCGATTAGTGTGCCGTCTTTAAAAGACCTGCTGCAAAATGCCTTACGTACGCTTGAAAAAATTCGCAGAGAACAATATTCAACCTTACGTTTAACCGAGATCTTTAATCACTTAAATGAAGGCATTTGTTTTATTACAAAGCAAAAAAAGATTTCTTTAATTAATAATTCAATGAGTTCGTTACTTGAAAAAGACTCTTCAGATGTTTTAAACAAATCAGCATTAGAAATTTTTGAAGGTTTAAACTTTGATATAGACAAAGAAAACAGTCATCAACTCGTTCAATTTAAAAATTTAAAACTTGCTGTATATATTTCCAAACTAAAAAATGACTACATAGATGGTTATATCTTAAGAGTGCAGGAACTAAACGCATTAGAGCAGTCTAATAGTCAGTTTAGAAAGGTTTCATCAAAGAACTTCAATACAAGATATACCTTTGATCAGATTTTGACGCAAAACGCAAACTTCCAACAAATCATCAAGTTATCCAAAGCATATGCAAAAACCGATAGTACCATTCTCATTACGGGTGAAAGTGGTACGGGTAAAGAAGTTTTAGCACAAAGTATTCATAATCATAGCAGTCGTTATAAAGCACCATTTGTTGCAATCAACTGTGCATCTTTTCCGGAAAGCTTGTTAGAAAGCGAATTATTTGGTTATGAAGAAGGTGCTTTTACTGGAGCGAAAAAAAATGGGCGTATTGGTCTCATTGAAGCGGCTCATACAGGTACGCTTTTTTTAGATGAAATTGGTGATATGCCATTACATCTACAAACTAGATTTTTACGAGTCTTACAAGAAAGACAAATTAACCGCTTAGGCTCAGTGGTGAGTCATCATTTAGATATACGTGTGATTGCTGCAACTCATGCGAACTTAGAAGAGTTAGTACGAAATGGAACCTTTCGGGCAGATCTCTACTATCGTTTAAATATTTTAAGAGTGTATACGCCGTCTTTAAAAGAGCGAAAAGAAGATATCTTGTATTTAGCAAATTCCTTTCTAGAGAAATATAGAAAAACACTGGATGATTTGCCGAATATTTTACAGAAGGCTTTTTTACACTATTCTTGGCCTGGCAATATCCGCGAACTTGAAAATATTATTGAAAGAATCAATGTTCTGTTACAGCTTGATCATGAAATTTTAACTCCAGAATTTTTAAAGCAACAATTACCCGAGCTATTTCAATCTCAAAGTCACCATACGGCGCAACCTTTATTAAAAGAGGTAAAGGTTAATCAAGAATTGAATCTAATTGAGCAAACGCTTGCAGAAGTAGATGGCGATTTAGACCTTGCTGCACAAAAGCTTGGGATTAGTCGAACGACCTTATGGCGTAGAATGAAACTCATAAATCATTAATTTCAAAATTGAAATTTTTTCAAAAAAGAAAAATAGAAAAATTGAGTAAGTTGTTGAAAATAATAATAAAATAATTTGGCATCATAGTTGCATTGACTCATATAAGCATCTGAATCAGTTGCTAAATTGTGTGAGGAAATAAGAATGACGAATGGATTAATGATGCATTGTAATTTAAACATTACTTCAATAATGCAGCATGCTTTGACAGTTTACGCAGATCAAGAAATTGTGACTTTGAAAGCAGATGGGATAAGTAAACACCGATATACATATAAAGATGCTTTCGAACGTGTAGCTCAGTTTGCTAATGCGCTAGACCGATTAAATATAAGTTCTGATGCTAAAGTCGGAACCATGGCATGGAACTCATATCAGCATTTTGAATTGCATTATGCCATTCCATGTACAGGAAGAATTTACCATACAATTAACCCTAAATTGGCACCTGAACAACTCATTCAAATTATCAATTCTGCTCAAGATGAAGTGCTCATTATTGAACCTGATTGTTTAGCATTAGTTGATTCTATGTATGACAATATAAAGCAAGTCATTAAACATTTTATTGTGCTTGGTGATCCGAATAAAAATCTAAAAGCACAATTTGATTTTATTTTTTATGAAGAACTCATTGCTCCAGAGCAGTCTTATTATGATTGGCCAGATATTCCTGAAGAACGTGCAAGTGGTCTTTGCTATACCTCGGGGACAACGGGTGATCCTAAAGGTGTTCTTTACTCCCATCGTAGTACCGTATTGCATGCATTAATGCTCGCTATGCCCAATGCGATTGGCTTGACACATGCTAGCTGTATTATGCCTTTGGTTCCTCTTTATCATATTAGTGCATGGGGAATGCCATTTAACGCCGTTTTATCGGGGGCAAAAATTGTTTGGCCTCATTCATTTGCGGGTCAAACCGAGAAAATTTTTAATTTGATCCAATCAGAGCACGTCGATATTTCTATGGCTGTTCCGACCATCTGGAATTCTTTTAAAAATTATCTTGAAGAACACCATATTTCGTCAGTCAGTTTAAAACGGGCGATATCTGGTGGTTCAGCGGCGCCATATTCGCTTATTGAGTCTTTGAGCCATTATGGAATTTCTGTTGAAAATGCTTGGGGAATGACTGAAACAAGTTCAATGGCAGTCTGTAATCGAGTAGATCAAATCAAAAATAATATCGAAACCCAATCAATTAAATGCGGCAAACCTATCTTTGGTATTCAAATGAGATTGCGTGATGAGAATCATCAATTGCTTCCTCACGATGGGATGCATGAAGGCATTTTAGAAGTACGTGGTCATACAATTGCCAAACAATATATCAATCAAACCAAAGCAGTAGAAGAAGAGGACAAATGGTTCGATACAGGAGATATCGCGTGCATAGATGAATATGGATATATGCATATTACAGACCGTGCTAAAGATATGATTAAGTCAGGAGGAGAATGGGTCAGTAGTGTTGAAGTTGAAAATGCCGCGATGGGATATGAAAAAGTTGCAGAAGCCGCTGTTATTGCTGCCAATCATCCCAAATGGGGAGAACGCCCACTTTTAATATTGGTGCCGAAGTCTCCACAAGAAAAAATTGAACATTCAGAAATTGTCGTTTTTCTATCATCCAAATTACATAAATGGGCCATTCCGTCAGCAACCATATTGGTTGAAGAAATACCGCATACGCCTACTGGAAAAATCAGTAAAAAAATATTGAGAGAACGTTATCACGACTATTTTATCAATAGTGCTTTTGCTGAATGTAAATAATGATCTACATAAAAAAGGATTTTTTATATGAACTACTCTCAGGAAGCAAACATTGTCTTAGATACTAAATTTAAAAAAATGGTGAAGCGAAGAAACCGATTCGCTGTTTTTTTAAGTTTAATAGTACTTAGCATTTATTTTATTTTTATAGGAACAGCCACATTTCGACCTGAGTTGCTGGCAATGCCATTAGAAGCAAGCAAGATCACAATTGGTTTGCCTATCGCTGCAATTGTTATTGTATCAAGCTGGGTCATAACGGGCTTATATATATTTATTACAAATCAATATTTTGACAAACAAAAAGAAAAATTAAGAAAGGAATACCATTATGAATAAATATATTACTTTTACTCTTCTGACTTTACTCAGTCCTGCTGTTTGGGCTGCCCAAAGTGAGCCAAGAAATTGGACCGCAATTATCATGTTTGCGTGTGTAGTCGGCCTTTCATTATTTATTACTTTTAAAGCTGCAAAGAAAACAGTATCGAAAGAAGACTTTTATACAGCAGGCAATGCCATTTCAGCAAAGCAAAATGGTTTGGCGATTGCTGGGGACTATATGTCGGCATCAACCTTACTTGGTATTTCAAGTATGGTTTTCTTCAAAGGTTATGATGGTTTTATCTATGTAACGGGCTTTTTTGTTTGCTGGCCGATTTTAACTTTCTTAATGGCTGAAAGACTAAGAAACCTTGGTAAATATACTTTTGCGGATATTGTTTCGTATCGCTTAGATCCGCAGCGAACCCGTATTTTGGCAACGTGTGGTTCACTTATTGTTGTGTGTTGCTATTTAATTTTGCAAATGGTGGGCGCAGGTCAGCTCATTAAATTATTGTTTGGTCTAGATTATAAAATTGCCGTCATGCTAGTCGGTTGTTTAATGTTGGTGTATGTCATTTTTGGAGGAATGCTTGCAACCACATGGATACAAATAGTTAAAGCTATTCTTTTGCTCTTTGGTGGAACAGTTCTAGTCTTTCTCGCATTTAAAGCATTTGGTTTTAGTTTAAATAATATGGCTGAGGCCGCCGTAAATGCACATAAATTAGGACAAAAGGTCCTAGAACCGGGTCCAATGTTATCCAATCCGATTAATACACTCTCTATGTCTATTGGATTGATCTTTGGTTTAGCAGGTTTACCACATATCCTTATGCGTTTTTTTACGGTTCCAAATGCTGCTGAAGCACGCCGTTCAGTCTTTTATGCTTCTGGTTATATTGGTTACTTCTTTATTGTGGTTTGTATTTTAGGTTTAGCTTCAATCGCCATAGTTGGCACTAATCCTCAATATTTTGTAGATGGACAACTCGGTGGAGATTTAATTGGCGGCAGTAACATGGTTGCCATGCACCTAGCAAAAGCTCTTGGTGGAAATTTGTTGCTCGGTTTCTTATCTGCTGTAGCGTTTGCAACAATTTTAGCTGTAGTGGCTGGCTTAGCTCTGGCGGGAGCTTCTGCGATTTCCCATGATTTATTTCAAAAAGTGATTAAAAAAGGCAAGGCAACTGAAAAGCAGGAAATGGTTGTATCTCGACTTTCAGTGGTGATTCTAGGTGTGATTGCCATTGCATGTGGAATCTTATTTGAAAAAATGAACATCGCTTTCTTAATGGGGCTTACTTTCGGTATTGCTGCTTCCGCTAACTTTCCTGTGCTTATTCTTTCTATGTATTGGAAAGATTTAACCACCCGCGGCGCCATATTTGGTGGGTTTGTCGGAATCATTTCGGCAATTACTTTTGTGGTTTTATCACCGACAGTTTGGGTTGGTGTACTAGGCCATGAAAAAGCAATCTTCCCATTTGATAACCCAGCTTTATTTTCTATGCCACTCGCATTTTTGGTGAGTATCGTTGTTTCTTTGACTGATAAAAGTAAAAGAGCCGAATTAGACAGACAGGGCTTTGAGTTACAGGTGGTACGTTCAGAGCTTGGTGCTCAACAAGGTTCATTTGAAAAAATGCCTTTGCATTAAGTTTGTTCAAGAACCCAAAAAGTAAGAAAGCATGATTTTTAATCATGTTTTCTTTATTAGACTTACGTTACTAGTACTTTCTTAAAGCATTATTTCAAATGCTTTTGAAGTTCAGATCCAGCTTGTGATAATGCAGTTTTTACAGATGGTTCGTTGCTTAACGGATTTAACAGGCCATAGTCATGAATCAAACCGTTATAACGAGTTACAGTCACGGGAACACCAGCTTTATCTAAGTTACGGCCAAAAGCTTCACCTTCATCACGTAATACATCTAATTCAGCTGTTTGAATTAATGTAGGTGGGAAGTCTTTTAGCTGTTCGCTTGTAGCACGAAGTGGTGATGCCAAAATATTGTTGCGATCATTGGCATTGGTTGTGTAGTTGTCCCAGAACCATTTCATCATGTTCTTAGTCAGGAAGTATCCTTTTTCGTACTGGTTGTAAGAAGCATCGTCGAAACCAGCATTGGTAACCGGCCATAACATTACGTTGTAACGCACTTTTGGACCACCAGATTGTTTAATCTGAAGGGCAACAGCAGCAACCATGTTGCCACCAACGCTATTACCTACTAAAGCTAAACGGCTACCATCAACACCAATTTCTTTACCATGTTTAGCGACCCATTTGGTTGCTTCATATGACTGATTAATTGCTACAGGGAAGTGAGCTTCTGGAGAAGGCGTATAGTTAACGTATACAGCCGCCGCACCAGACTCACGAACTAAATCACGAATTAAGCGTTCATGAGTAGCAAAGTCGCCCAACACCCAACCGCCACCATGGAAGAACATAAATACAGGAAGAACGCCTTTAGCATTTTCTGGTTTAACAATTTTTAGTTGAATGCTTTGACCATTTATTTGAATAGTTTTCTCTGAAACTTGCGCTGGTGGAAGTTTCGCTCCCTTTTGTGCGCCGATTAAAACTTGACGAGCTTCATTTGGAGTCATCAACTCCATTGGTTTGCCGTTACCCGAATTGAGTACGTTTAAGAATGCTTGTACACCCGCAGTCGGAGCAGGAGTATTGATAGCTTCAGCTGAAACAGCTGTAGTGAAAAGAGCAGATGTTAATAAAGCTGTTGCGATTTTCATGATGAAAACTCACTTTAAGTTAGAAATTTTAAATACAACTTTGAGCCAAGGCTTTGTGTCCAATATGGAGTTGGTTCTATCGAAAGCTCAGTTCGGCATTTATCTTGTACATATAATACTTGCACGCAAGATACTTATGGTCAAGAATTATTTATAATTATTTTTAGATAATTTTGAATTTTGGTTTAAAGATGAAAGAAAACAATATATTAGAGGGTCAACTCTGTTTTTCACTCTATTCCGTTGCTAATGCACTTACGCGCCAGTATCGTCCATTACTTAAAGATTTCGATTTAACTTATCCTCAGTTCATTGTTCTTTTAGCTTTGTACGAAGAGGATGACATTTCTCTCAAAGAACTCGGTGAAAAGACGTTATTTGACTCAGGCACTTTAACGCCATTGGTTCAAAAACTTGAAGCAAAAGAGTTTCTGAAGAGGGTATCAATCAAAGAAGATGAGCGGGTGAAAAAAGTAATATTGACGGATAAAGCTTTAGAGATAAAAGAAAAAGTGATTGATCTACCCAATCAGTTGCGATGCTCAATGCATATGAATGACGAGGAGTTGACTATGCTTAGAAGGCTGTCTTTAAAGTTATTGGAAGATTTATAAAGTTTTCTTTAACTAAAAATAATTTTTATCTGCGAATAATTTGAAGCTTTAAACTTTAAAAAAGAGGCATTTGAAAGCCTCTTTTTTATATAAAAAATTAATGAATACAACTGATTAAATATAGAAGTAATAAAAGGTGTTGACATTAAAGTTGGCTTTAACCTTAAAGTAAAGCCATACTGAATGAGGTCATTCCAATGAAAGTGTTCGAAAAATTAGTATTCCCAAATGGCTCATATGTTCCTAACCGTATTGCTAAAGCAGCAATGGAAGAAAACATGGCCGATTTAAACCATGCACCATCAGAAGAATTAATGCGTTTATATCAAGCTTGGGCAAATGGTGGCGTCGGTCTAATCATTACCGGAAATGTGATGGTAGACCGCCGAGCAATGACTGGACCGGGTGGTGTCGTGCTAGAAGATGAAAAACATCTAGATACTTTTAAAAAATGGGCAAAAATTAGCCGTTCAAAAGGCGCTCAGGTTTGGCTGCAAATTAATCATCCCGGTCGTCAAATGCAGTCAAATTTAGGGCAACAAACATGGGCACCTTCTGCTGTTGCTTTAGATTTAGGAAAAATGTCAGACCGCTTTAATACACCAATTGAAATGACTGAATCTATGATTGCAGAAGTGATTCAGCGTTTTGCAAACACAGCGCGTCTAGGTGAAAAAGCTGGGTTTACTGGTGTAGAAATTCATGCAGCACATGGTTACTTACTAAGCCAGTTTCTTTCTCCACTCAGCAATAAACGCCAAGATCAATGGGGTGGTTCTTTAGAAAATCGCGCTCGTATTTTAATTGAGATTGTGGAAGCAGTTCGTAAAGTCGTTTCGCCTACGTTTACTGTAGCGGTAAAACTCAATTCAGCCGATTTCCAACGTGGCGGATTTAGTGCTGAAGACGCTCAACAAGTGGTTAAAATGTTAAATGAGCATGCAGTCGATTTGGTTGAACTTTCAGGTGGTAGTTATGAAGCACCAGCCATGCAAGGGCAATCGCGTGATGGCCGTACACTTGCTCGCGAAGCTTACTTTTTAGAATTTGCACAAGAAATTCGTAAAGTTGCCAAAATGCCTGTTATGGTGACAGGTGGTATACGCCGTAAACAAGTGGCAGAAAAAGTAGTTGAAAGTGGTGTAGATATGGTCGGTATTGCCACAGCTTTAGCAATTGAACCTAATTTGCCAAATGCTTGGAAACAAGGGCACAATGTTACACCAGAGTTAAAACCAATTACTTGGAAAAACAAGACACTTGCTTCACTTGCCAATATGGCTGTAGTGAAATTCCAGTTACGTAATTTAAGCGCTGGTAAAAAAACAAAACCAAATGTTTCACCAGCTTGGGCTTTAATTTTGCAACAATCAGCGATGTCATGCCGTACCCGCCAATACAAAAAGGGCATGCGTGACTATACATTTGCTTCTTAATAAGTGAGTTGTGTTATGACAAATCCGAATGATTCAAACTGGATAATTTATGGAGCAAATGGCTACACGGGCGAGTTAATCGCTCGTGAAGCTGTACGCCAAGGTCTAAAACCAACTTTGGCTGGTCGTAACAAAGCTAAGGTTGAATCACTTGCTCAAGAGTTGGGACTCGACTATAAAGCTTTTGGGCTTGATAACGTAAATGCGGTCAGTGAGCAACTGCAAGGCTTTAAATTGGTCATGCACTGTGCAGGGCCATTTTCAGCAACATCAAAACCCATGATGGAAGCGTGTATAAATGCAGGTGCTCACTATCTAGATATTACGGGTGAAATCGCTGTATTTGAGTTGGCACAGTCACTTAACAGCCAAGCTGAAAAAGCCGATATTGTGCTTTGTCCGGGTGTTGGCTTCGATGTGATTCCGACAGATTGTGTTGCCGCTGCTCTCAAAGAAGCATTGCCAGATGCAACCCATTTAGCACTTGGTTTTGACTCTCGAACAGGGTTTTCGCCGGGTACAGCCAAAACAAGTACAGAAGGCATGGCTGAAGGCGGAAAAATTCGTAAAAACGGAAAAATTACTACTGTTCCATTAGCACATTATGTTCGGACCATTGATTTTGGTGACGGTAAAAAAAGTGCCATGAGTGTTCCTTGGGGAGACGTATCTACAGCGTTCAATACAACTGGTATTCCAAACATTGAAGTATTTGTACCCGCATTTCCTAAAATGATTTTTGGTGCGAAAATGCTGAACTATGTACGCCCAATATTAAAACTAAAAGCAGTACAGAAGTTTATTAAGTCACGTATTGAAAAAACGGTTGTGGGTCCAAATGAAGAGCTTCGTGCGAAAGTACCTACCTATGTTTGGGGTGAAGCAAGAAATGCACGTGGGGAAATCAAAACTGCCCGTATCCAAACAGAAAATGCATATAGCCTTACCGTAAATGGCTCACTGACTGTGGTGAATTATTTACTCAAAAATACCGTGAAAGGCGGTACATATACGCCAGCAAAACTGATGGGTTATAAGCTAGTGACCGAGCTGCCAGGTTCTGGTCCATTGGTCATTACATAACAAGCCTTGTTCAAATCCCGAATAAGGAGTTATTCTTGTTCGGGTAATTTATAAATATTTCAAGTAAATACAGCTTTATATAGATAAAAAGAAAAACAGAAAACAAAACACTCCATAAGAAATAACTCAAATTGAATATACTAAAAAGCGATAAATTTTTTTCATAACAAAGGAATCAGAATAATGAGAAAACTCATATTATTTCTACATGCATCGCTTGATAGTTTTGTGGAAGGTCCAAATGGAGCAATGGACATCGGATGGATTGCTTACGACGCCGATTTGGCTAACCATGCCAAAGAAATTTTGAGTACTGCTGACACGGTCATTTGGGGACGTGCGACTTATCAGATGATGCATAATTACTGGCCAACTATGCTTTCAAACCCAGAAGCTTCGGAGCATGAGCGAAACCACGCGAAATGGATTGAAAAGACAGAAAAAATTGTTTTTTCAACCACTCTAGATAAAGTTGAATGGAATAATTCTAGACTTGTAAAAGACCATGTTGAAGAAGAAATTAATAAGCTCAAACAGCAACCGGGCAAGGATATGGTGATTTTGGGGAGTCCACGGTTTGCACACTATCTAATGCAACTTGATTTAATTGATGAATATAAAATTACGGTATCACCCGTGCTGATTGGTAGTGGCTTACCACTATTCCAAGGTATTCAAGAAAAGACTAATCTTAAACTTATTGAAAATA
This window of the Acinetobacter sp. XH1741 genome carries:
- the actP gene encoding cation/acetate symporter ActP; its protein translation is MNKYITFTLLTLLSPAVWAAQSEPRNWTAIIMFACVVGLSLFITFKAAKKTVSKEDFYTAGNAISAKQNGLAIAGDYMSASTLLGISSMVFFKGYDGFIYVTGFFVCWPILTFLMAERLRNLGKYTFADIVSYRLDPQRTRILATCGSLIVVCCYLILQMVGAGQLIKLLFGLDYKIAVMLVGCLMLVYVIFGGMLATTWIQIVKAILLLFGGTVLVFLAFKAFGFSLNNMAEAAVNAHKLGQKVLEPGPMLSNPINTLSMSIGLIFGLAGLPHILMRFFTVPNAAEARRSVFYASGYIGYFFIVVCILGLASIAIVGTNPQYFVDGQLGGDLIGGSNMVAMHLAKALGGNLLLGFLSAVAFATILAVVAGLALAGASAISHDLFQKVIKKGKATEKQEMVVSRLSVVILGVIAIACGILFEKMNIAFLMGLTFGIAASANFPVLILSMYWKDLTTRGAIFGGFVGIISAITFVVLSPTVWVGVLGHEKAIFPFDNPALFSMPLAFLVSIVVSLTDKSKRAELDRQGFELQVVRSELGAQQGSFEKMPLH
- a CDS encoding alpha/beta hydrolase, producing MKIATALLTSALFTTAVSAEAINTPAPTAGVQAFLNVLNSGNGKPMELMTPNEARQVLIGAQKGAKLPPAQVSEKTIQINGQSIQLKIVKPENAKGVLPVFMFFHGGGWVLGDFATHERLIRDLVRESGAAAVYVNYTPSPEAHFPVAINQSYEATKWVAKHGKEIGVDGSRLALVGNSVGGNMVAAVALQIKQSGGPKVRYNVMLWPVTNAGFDDASYNQYEKGYFLTKNMMKWFWDNYTTNANDRNNILASPLRATSEQLKDFPPTLIQTAELDVLRDEGEAFGRNLDKAGVPVTVTRYNGLIHDYGLLNPLSNEPSVKTALSQAGSELQKHLK
- a CDS encoding MarR family transcriptional regulator encodes the protein MKENNILEGQLCFSLYSVANALTRQYRPLLKDFDLTYPQFIVLLALYEEDDISLKELGEKTLFDSGTLTPLVQKLEAKEFLKRVSIKEDERVKKVILTDKALEIKEKVIDLPNQLRCSMHMNDEELTMLRRLSLKLLEDL
- a CDS encoding NADH:flavin oxidoreductase/NADH oxidase family protein, which encodes MKVFEKLVFPNGSYVPNRIAKAAMEENMADLNHAPSEELMRLYQAWANGGVGLIITGNVMVDRRAMTGPGGVVLEDEKHLDTFKKWAKISRSKGAQVWLQINHPGRQMQSNLGQQTWAPSAVALDLGKMSDRFNTPIEMTESMIAEVIQRFANTARLGEKAGFTGVEIHAAHGYLLSQFLSPLSNKRQDQWGGSLENRARILIEIVEAVRKVVSPTFTVAVKLNSADFQRGGFSAEDAQQVVKMLNEHAVDLVELSGGSYEAPAMQGQSRDGRTLAREAYFLEFAQEIRKVAKMPVMVTGGIRRKQVAEKVVESGVDMVGIATALAIEPNLPNAWKQGHNVTPELKPITWKNKTLASLANMAVVKFQLRNLSAGKKTKPNVSPAWALILQQSAMSCRTRQYKKGMRDYTFAS
- a CDS encoding saccharopine dehydrogenase NADP-binding domain-containing protein: MTNPNDSNWIIYGANGYTGELIAREAVRQGLKPTLAGRNKAKVESLAQELGLDYKAFGLDNVNAVSEQLQGFKLVMHCAGPFSATSKPMMEACINAGAHYLDITGEIAVFELAQSLNSQAEKADIVLCPGVGFDVIPTDCVAAALKEALPDATHLALGFDSRTGFSPGTAKTSTEGMAEGGKIRKNGKITTVPLAHYVRTIDFGDGKKSAMSVPWGDVSTAFNTTGIPNIEVFVPAFPKMIFGAKMLNYVRPILKLKAVQKFIKSRIEKTVVGPNEELRAKVPTYVWGEARNARGEIKTARIQTENAYSLTVNGSLTVVNYLLKNTVKGGTYTPAKLMGYKLVTELPGSGPLVIT
- a CDS encoding dihydrofolate reductase family protein, producing MRKLILFLHASLDSFVEGPNGAMDIGWIAYDADLANHAKEILSTADTVIWGRATYQMMHNYWPTMLSNPEASEHERNHAKWIEKTEKIVFSTTLDKVEWNNSRLVKDHVEEEINKLKQQPGKDMVILGSPRFAHYLMQLDLIDEYKITVSPVLIGSGLPLFQGIQEKTNLKLIENKTFASGAIGLHYQKIG